The Candidatus Cloacimonadota bacterium genome contains the following window.
GCGGATTCGCTGGCGCTGTTGACCCAATATTCCCTCTATCCGGATCATCTTGCCACCTTCTTTTTGGAACTGGAAGAAAACTATGAGGTTCAACACACAAACCTGCAAACCGCGCCCAAACAAACTCCCGTGATGTTGGCTCTGGGCGTGGTGGATTCGCTTTCCACCCTCCAGCTTTATAATTTGGATCAATACCTTATGGCGGGCGGCAAAATCGTGATGTTGCAAGACCGCGCTATGGTGAGCTATACCTCTCAGGGAACGGCAGTTACAGAACTGGATAGCAATATCTTCAGGATGCTGGAACATTATGGCATCCTCATCAAACCAAACATCGTTCTGGACCAGGATTGCGAAATCGGCATGGCGCCTGGGCAGGGCGGACAGATTCCCTATCCCTTCTTTCCGCACCTGAAACCAGCCCCCAAAATTCCCTACACCAGCGGCTTTGAAAACATCGTGATGAACATCGCTTCAGAACTGGCTTTGATGCCTGGTGCCAAACTCAAGATGGAGCCCGTTTTGCAAACTTCGGGCAAATCCAACACATTGCTGGGTCCCTGGTTTGATCTGAATGAAGCAATGAGAAGTGCGCTGGAACCGGGCAGCCTGGAATTGCCTCCCATCACAGTGGCGGCGGAATATAGCGGGCCTTTCAAAAGCTATTTCAGCAACGCGCTGACTGACAGCACTTTCCACGCCTCTTCAGACAGTTCCAAAATCATCCTGTTTGGCGACAGCGATTTCAATCTGGAATTCTCCAGCGGCGGGGCATACGTAGTCCTGAACGCGGTTGACCACCTTTTGGGACGCACGGATATGGTGAAACTGCGCTCCTTCCGCACAAGCTACAACCGCCTCGGTGCGGATGTATATCTCATCAAACGTGGCCGCCAGGTCGCGGATCCGCAAAAAGCGATGAACCGCCTGGGCAACATCTTCAAACTGAGCGCCATCGTGTTGCCGCTCTTGCTTTTAGCCTTGCTTGAATTCAGTCTGCTGGTGAGGAGGAAAAAGTTTTGAAGAAAGATAAAATCGTCCTTTTGGTGGTGTTCGTCCTGCTGTTGGCGCTGGTCATCTATTTCAAATTTGCCAAAAACACCAGGGAAGTCCTCAAACCCATATTCAGCGCGGACAGCACGGCTGTTGTCAAAATCGAGATTGCCGACCGTGACACCAGCATCACCTTCGAAAAACAGCAGACACGCTGGATGATTATGGAGTCGGTAAAGTGGAACGTGAAGGATGACCACTTCGATGCGTTTTTGAACGAAGTGATTTTCCGCAACTATTCTCCCAAGCCAGTGGCTTCCGGCAAAGATATTCTCAAGGAATACCGCCTCACCCAGGAAGAGGCTTTGCGCGTCAAGGTTTTCAACGCCAAAGGCAAGCTTCTGAAAGAGGTTTGGTTCGGCGATCCGGGCAATCCCTACGACTATTTTTGCTTCAAAGGCGACAGCAATGTTTACCAAATCCGGAGCAAAGTGCTGCAATTCTACAGGCCGCATTTTGATTCCTGGCGCTCGCCAAACGTTGTCAGTGTGAATTGGGATGAGCTGCTTTCCATCAAGGTTGCGCACGAAAAGGGCAACTATGAATTATCCCGCGAGGGAGGCATTTGGCGCTACAAAGACCAGCGTGAGGATTTTGAAATCCAGCCGGGAAACCAAACCATGGGAAAAATCCTGAACACTTTGGCGAGCATGGGCGCTCACACCAGACTGGCTGAGAATGAAGTGCCCTCTCAAAAAGAGCTTGGCAAAGCTGTTTGCGAAGTCAATCTTGCCCTGGTGGATAAATCCAGGATAAAAATCAGCTTTTACCCCTGGGACCAGTATTACCTGATGCACACAGACCTGCATCCAGACAGCTATTTTGTGATGGTTGCAGACACACTTTTGCGTTTCACCAGGGACGCGTCTCTGTTCAGCGCTGTGGAAGGCGATCCCACCTTATATTAGAACGAGTCTGTTGTAAAACCCCTCTCATGAGCCTAAGCTTATGTCTGGCTTATGGTTAGCTTATGAAACATAAGGAAGACATAAGGGGGCAAGCAGGAAGCAGCCAGATTTTGCCAAATTTCCAGGCAAAAACAGCCCGATATCCGAAAAAGAGCAGGCTGATGGTTTCGCTCTTGCTTCTTTCTTGATTCTGGCTCGAGAGTAACCGCGGTCTTTCTCCTGAGTATCCCGATAAAGAATCGGGTTGTTCACGAGGCATGGAGCAGTAACGCAGGGGTCGGAATCCGGAGCGAAGCAGGTGTGAGGCGATATTTGCCTCTCCAACACTGCTGAAAGTGGAAAGTGGGTTTTTAGAGCAGACCCCAGCGACGGCGGAAAAACAGTTCCAAGCTGAATGCCAGGATGAAGATCGCCAAAACCCACCATTTGCGGTAGATGGCAAAATCCTCACGCTGTTCAAATTCCCTCGCCTGCGCCGGAACGGGGTTCCATTCTGCGATTTGGCTCGGGCTGAAAAGCCTGCCGCCGGTGTCTGAAGTGAGCCAGGAAAGCAGGGGAAGGTTGAAATCAAAATCTCTGGATTCGATGCTGGAATCGCTTACGCTGAAGCGTCCCTCGCTTTTTTCGCCGCTCACTTTATCCTGGATTTGGAAGCTGTAACTGCCTGCTTTATCAATCACAAAGCGGGCGGAATATTCACCTTCGCTCTGGGTCATGAAATCCCGGAAAACTTCCTTGCCATCCTCGCCGGTCACTTTCAATTCCGGATTCAAATCCAGACGCAGGGCGCGGATATCGTCCTGGGCACGCAGGCGCAAATTTATCTCCTCACCCAGGAAATAACTGCTGTTGTGGATGGCTTCATATCCGCTCTGGGATGTGTTTGCCAGCCAGGTCAGCGAATTTGCCAGCAGCTCACGGTAGCCGCCTTTCGCGCTTTGCAACTGCCATTTCCAGAGGTTCAGAAAGGCCATGGACAGGGTTTTTGCGCTGCCCTGGGTGCTCGCGGCGATGGCTGGTGATTTTTGTGGATTGTCGATTGTTGCCAAAACTTCCGCGCCGCGGGACGCGGTTACATAATAATAATCCAAGGGCGGCACAGTTTTCATTTCGGCGCTGTCGAAATTCAACATCGGGTAGTTTGCCGCGGCGGGACTGAGTTCCATAAAACCCTGATAGGCGCTGCTGATGTTTGAACGCTGCAGCGGTAAAACGGATGCCAGTTCCGGAACCGGGAGACCCTGAAAGAGGATGCCCACGCCCCTTTTATGGGCGGCAAGGATGTAGTTTAAAGTGTTGCCGCTCAGTTGCATGGCGCCGTTATTTATCAACACGATGGCAGCCAGATTTCCGGAGGGAAGGGTGCTGACCGCTTTTTCGCCAGACCAGGCTTGGGAGCCCTGAACCCGGTAGTGAGCGGTTTCCCAGCGTGGATTTTCAGCAATGGCATCCAGGGTGAATTTGTTGTCCCAAGCGGGACTGTCAGAAAGCACGACCACGCGCTGCTTTTCGCTGAGAACTTCGATGGCGCCGGGATAGCTGTTGTTGTTTTGAGAGCGTTCGTTCAAGCCGGCGGCGGAAATTTCCATCCGATAGGGGAAAAATCCGGTTTGGGTGAAACGATGGGTGAAATCGACATTTTGGGGCTGTCCGCTCTTGAGCTGCACATTTTTGCTGCCGAGGGCAGCCTTTCCCTGCCAAAGGCTCACGGTGGCAGGTCCATTGTAGTTTTCGGACAGCACTTCAGCGCGGATGAGGGTGGGTTCATTGCGGTAAGCCTGGCGGTTCGAAATGGCGCGAACCACGCTGAGATCGGCTTTGTCCTGCCTGCTGGTGTCCGCGACCGCGTAAAATGGGCTGCCAAGCTGTTTAACCTGTTGCAGGGATTCATCGCGAAGCCAGCCGTCGGAAAGCAGCAGAATGCCTTTCACCCGGCTGAAATCGTGTTTTTTTGCCAGTTCATCAAGTGCTGGAGCCAGCAGGGTGTTTTCTTTTTCCAGGCTCAAGCCGGTGGCAAAATCATAGCTGTGAAGCTCATATCCTGCCGCGGCGAATTTTTCAGAAAGCTCTTTGCCGGGTCCGCGCAGCCAATCCTTTTTTCTGCCGGATGGACCGCTGAGTTCCATGCTGGCGGAAACGTCTGTCAATACAATGATTTGCTGCCGTTCACGGCGCTGGCGCACAAAGCTGAGAATCGGGCTGATGAGCAGCAAAAGCAAGATGCCCAGGCTGATGAAACGTAATCCGAAAAGCAGCCAGCGGCGTCCGCGTCCAATTTCGGGACGGGTGCGCAGATAAAAGTAGCCCGCCAAAAGCAGAGCCACCATTGCGATGACGGCGTATCTCAGAGCTAAAACCTTATGTTGAAGTAGTTTGCCAGGGCTATGCCTTTGGAGGTATAGCCGGGATAAAACTGTTCGATGGATTGAACGCCCATGCCAAACTCCAGTATGCCAACATTAAAACCGAGCCCCAAGGAGGTTCTCCAGGGATAATTTCGGGTTGGGGTGCCATAGCCTAAATATATGGATATCAGAGGGATGGGACGCAATTCGGCGCCAAGGGCAAACCTGGCCTGGCGGCTGGTTTCAGGTGAATCACCAAAACCCTGGATATAATCCACGGAAATCGAGGCTTGCGGGAAATCATACTGTGCGGCAAAACGCAGTTCCACCGGGATTCTGCTGGTGTAGGAATCAGTTTTTTCCTGGCTGATTTCATAGCTGTATATATCCTCGATGTC
Protein-coding sequences here:
- a CDS encoding GldG family protein encodes the protein MNTRSQIFGTYAMKIFIAVLVLILSGFLFLRLDASRHRSHSLSRETKKTLRELDDKVVVKVFASDDLPGEFATLNRALKDMLQEFQSVSRGKLKFEYARAKDPDELADEAMQYNIPQMPLTIFEKDRMVSKNIVFGIGFEGMGKAASMPLRPGMEEMLEYQLLKQINKLQRTNLPELSVFADSLALLTQYSLYPDHLATFFLELEENYEVQHTNLQTAPKQTPVMLALGVVDSLSTLQLYNLDQYLMAGGKIVMLQDRAMVSYTSQGTAVTELDSNIFRMLEHYGILIKPNIVLDQDCEIGMAPGQGGQIPYPFFPHLKPAPKIPYTSGFENIVMNIASELALMPGAKLKMEPVLQTSGKSNTLLGPWFDLNEAMRSALEPGSLELPPITVAAEYSGPFKSYFSNALTDSTFHASSDSSKIILFGDSDFNLEFSSGGAYVVLNAVDHLLGRTDMVKLRSFRTSYNRLGADVYLIKRGRQVADPQKAMNRLGNIFKLSAIVLPLLLLALLEFSLLVRRKKF
- a CDS encoding DUF4340 domain-containing protein, which produces MKKDKIVLLVVFVLLLALVIYFKFAKNTREVLKPIFSADSTAVVKIEIADRDTSITFEKQQTRWMIMESVKWNVKDDHFDAFLNEVIFRNYSPKPVASGKDILKEYRLTQEEALRVKVFNAKGKLLKEVWFGDPGNPYDYFCFKGDSNVYQIRSKVLQFYRPHFDSWRSPNVVSVNWDELLSIKVAHEKGNYELSREGGIWRYKDQREDFEIQPGNQTMGKILNTLASMGAHTRLAENEVPSQKELGKAVCEVNLALVDKSRIKISFYPWDQYYLMHTDLHPDSYFVMVADTLLRFTRDASLFSAVEGDPTLY